In a genomic window of Sphingomonas koreensis:
- a CDS encoding copper resistance system multicopper oxidase, with amino-acid sequence MTQLLERRMLLRAGALGAAGVSLSSLFPAWAQSGSPGILSTLPTLTGEDIHLKIARSRYLVGGRAGRAITLNGVLPAPLVRLREGQNVRLHVENTLDEETSIHWHGLILPFQMDGVPGVSFPGIKARSLFTYEFPVKQSGTYWYHSHSGLQEQLGHYGPIVIDPAGADPIGYDREHVIVLSDWTFLDPHQLFNKLKQEGGYFNRQKQTLAGMIAGGPGERLSPSERAKWGKMRMDPADIADVSATTYTYLINGHGPQENWTGLFRPGERVRLRIINASSMSIFNIRIPGLKLTVVGADGQNVRPVEVDEFQIGTAETYDVIVRPDEDKAYSVVAESLDRSGMGCATLAPRPGMVAAIPPLRERPTLTMKDMGMGGMDHGAHGAAAGGAAGAMDHGAMSMRDKSKVPESVTVGVGVDAIAFSPVDRTGDPGIGLDNVGHKVLTYRDLISLTPNPDPRPPARTIEIHLTGNMERFMWSFDGKKYSDGVEPIRFERNERARITLINHTMMTHPIHLHGHFFEVVNGHTGRQPLKHTINVLPGGKASFDLTADAPGDWAFHCHLLLHMHAGMFRVVTVRPHAGEGA; translated from the coding sequence ATGACACAATTGCTGGAACGGCGGATGCTGCTCCGCGCCGGTGCGCTCGGCGCAGCCGGAGTCTCGCTCTCGAGCCTCTTCCCGGCCTGGGCGCAAAGCGGCAGCCCCGGCATCCTTTCGACCCTCCCGACGCTGACTGGCGAAGATATTCATCTGAAGATCGCGCGCAGCCGCTACCTGGTCGGCGGTCGCGCGGGCCGTGCGATCACTCTCAACGGCGTGCTCCCCGCCCCGCTCGTCCGGCTTCGCGAGGGACAGAATGTCCGTCTGCATGTCGAAAACACCCTCGACGAGGAGACCTCGATCCACTGGCATGGGCTGATCCTGCCCTTCCAGATGGATGGGGTGCCGGGAGTCAGCTTCCCCGGGATCAAGGCCCGCTCGCTGTTCACCTATGAATTCCCGGTCAAGCAGAGCGGCACCTATTGGTATCACAGCCATTCGGGATTGCAGGAACAACTCGGCCATTATGGCCCGATCGTGATCGACCCCGCAGGCGCCGATCCGATCGGTTACGACCGCGAGCATGTCATCGTGCTGTCGGACTGGACCTTTCTCGATCCGCACCAGCTGTTCAACAAGCTCAAGCAGGAAGGCGGCTATTTCAACCGCCAGAAGCAGACGCTGGCGGGCATGATCGCGGGCGGTCCCGGCGAAAGGCTTTCTCCGTCGGAGCGCGCCAAATGGGGCAAGATGCGGATGGATCCCGCCGACATCGCCGACGTGTCGGCGACGACCTATACCTATCTGATCAACGGCCATGGCCCGCAGGAGAATTGGACCGGGCTGTTCCGCCCCGGCGAACGCGTCCGGCTGCGCATCATCAACGCGTCGTCGATGTCGATCTTCAACATCCGCATCCCCGGGCTCAAGCTCACGGTGGTCGGCGCGGACGGGCAGAATGTCCGGCCAGTGGAGGTCGACGAGTTCCAGATCGGAACCGCCGAAACCTATGATGTCATCGTCCGGCCAGACGAGGACAAGGCCTATAGCGTCGTCGCCGAATCGCTCGACCGGTCGGGTATGGGCTGCGCGACCTTGGCGCCGCGCCCTGGCATGGTGGCTGCGATCCCGCCGCTACGCGAACGCCCGACGCTGACCATGAAGGACATGGGCATGGGCGGCATGGATCATGGCGCACATGGTGCGGCGGCGGGTGGCGCCGCAGGGGCGATGGACCATGGCGCGATGAGCATGCGCGACAAGTCGAAGGTCCCCGAAAGCGTGACGGTCGGTGTCGGCGTCGATGCGATCGCCTTTTCGCCCGTCGACCGCACGGGCGACCCCGGCATCGGGCTCGACAATGTGGGTCACAAGGTCCTCACCTATCGCGACCTCATCTCGCTCACTCCCAATCCCGATCCGCGCCCGCCGGCGCGAACGATCGAGATCCATCTGACGGGCAACATGGAACGTTTCATGTGGTCGTTCGACGGCAAGAAATATAGCGACGGGGTCGAGCCGATCCGCTTCGAGCGGAACGAGCGGGCGCGCATCACGCTGATCAATCACACGATGATGACGCACCCGATCCACCTTCATGGGCATTTTTTCGAAGTCGTGAATGGGCATACCGGGCGGCAACCGCTCAAGCACACGATCAACGTGTTGCCCGGGGGCAAGGCGAGTTTCGATCTGACCGCCGATGCGCCAGGCGACTGGGCCTTTCACTGCCATCTGTTGCTGCACATGCACGCGGGGATGTTCCGCGTCGTCACCGTCCGTCCGCACGCGGGAGAAGGCGCATGA
- a CDS encoding copper resistance protein B, with protein sequence MKYLAVLMLAALPAPALSAQEVDHSGHAKPVDNMSPTTDPHAGHSTSAADDGHVGHPMPTTNDPHAGHAMPGQRSDPPVAGPSAAARGGPAHATDAFYGEEEMVRSRRLLIKENGALNAGQILIDQLETTIGKGTETYSWDAQLWYGGDINRLWLKTEGEGRFDGRGPDDVEVQALYSRALDPWFNLQVGVRRDFRAGPERTYAVVGIQGLAPYWFEVDGSLFLSDKGEVSARFEAEYDQRITQSLILQPSVEFELSAQDIPELGIGSGLSSAEAGLRLRYQIVPEFAPYIGVTYERAFGNTADFTRAAGGKAGGWNFLVGLRSWF encoded by the coding sequence ATGAAATATCTTGCCGTCCTGATGCTTGCCGCCTTGCCCGCGCCGGCTCTCTCCGCCCAGGAAGTCGACCATAGCGGGCATGCCAAACCGGTCGACAACATGTCGCCAACCACCGATCCGCATGCGGGGCATTCGACGTCCGCCGCTGACGACGGCCACGTTGGACATCCGATGCCGACCACCAACGATCCTCATGCCGGTCACGCCATGCCGGGGCAGAGGTCCGACCCACCCGTGGCCGGCCCGTCAGCGGCGGCGCGAGGCGGCCCCGCCCATGCCACCGACGCCTTCTACGGTGAGGAGGAGATGGTGCGGTCACGGCGCCTGCTGATCAAGGAGAATGGCGCGCTCAACGCGGGGCAGATTCTGATCGACCAGCTCGAAACCACCATCGGCAAGGGAACCGAAACATATAGCTGGGATGCGCAGCTCTGGTACGGTGGCGACATCAACCGCCTGTGGCTCAAGACCGAGGGCGAAGGCCGCTTCGACGGGCGCGGTCCCGACGATGTCGAAGTCCAGGCGCTCTACAGCCGCGCGCTCGATCCCTGGTTCAATCTCCAAGTCGGTGTACGGCGCGACTTTCGCGCCGGTCCCGAGCGGACCTATGCGGTGGTCGGTATCCAAGGGCTCGCCCCCTATTGGTTCGAGGTCGATGGCTCGCTCTTTCTGTCCGACAAGGGCGAGGTCAGCGCGCGCTTCGAGGCCGAATATGACCAGCGCATCACCCAAAGCTTGATCCTGCAACCGAGCGTCGAATTCGAGCTCTCGGCGCAGGACATCCCCGAACTTGGCATCGGTTCGGGGTTGAGCTCGGCCGAAGCGGGCCTGCGGCTGCGCTACCAGATCGTCCCCGAGTTCGCGCCCTATATTGGCGTCACCTATGAGCGCGCTTTCGGCAACACCGCCGATTTCACCCGCGCGGCCGGCGGAAAGGCCGGCGGTTGGAATTTCCTCGTCGGCCTGCGCAGCTGGTTCTGA